The following coding sequences lie in one Balneola vulgaris DSM 17893 genomic window:
- a CDS encoding endo alpha-1,4 polygalactosaminidase translates to MSESIDIIEFIKQKSMKLFFFLLALLFFSNCTPTEKAKNLDYRQEMRNFVIEIGDYARNQDEDFIVIPQNGHEILLKESTENTVVAQQYLSAIDAIGQEDLFYGYEADDTPTPLESTEYITSLLDVAQEYNKPVLVTDYVKYPNLMDDAYSKNKQRNFISFSANSRELDRIPDHPLRLPNENALNIRSINDVQNFLYLLNYQHFETKKELLSTLANTNYDLIIMDAFFHDEVLQPLDLEQIRTKKNGGERLLVSYMSIGESGDFRYYWKPSWDQNPPSWLDEENPYWEGNYKVRYWQKDWKRIIYGDESSYTQKIIDAGFDGVYLDIIDAFYYFETKVESSAD, encoded by the coding sequence TTGTCTGAAAGTATTGATATCATCGAGTTCATCAAACAAAAATCCATGAAGCTATTCTTCTTTTTACTAGCGCTTTTGTTTTTCAGTAATTGCACTCCAACTGAAAAAGCAAAAAACCTAGATTATCGCCAAGAGATGCGGAATTTTGTGATCGAAATTGGTGATTATGCCCGCAATCAAGATGAAGATTTCATTGTCATACCTCAAAATGGTCATGAGATTCTACTTAAGGAATCAACAGAGAATACTGTAGTTGCTCAGCAATACCTGTCGGCTATAGATGCCATAGGCCAGGAAGACCTTTTTTATGGTTATGAAGCCGATGACACTCCTACCCCTTTAGAAAGCACCGAGTATATCACCTCCTTACTTGATGTGGCACAAGAATATAACAAACCAGTACTTGTTACCGATTACGTGAAGTACCCCAACTTAATGGACGACGCCTATTCAAAAAATAAGCAGCGAAATTTCATTTCCTTTAGTGCCAACTCGCGTGAATTAGATAGAATCCCAGACCATCCGTTACGATTGCCCAATGAGAATGCCTTAAATATTCGTTCCATTAATGACGTTCAAAACTTCCTCTATTTACTCAATTATCAACATTTCGAAACTAAGAAAGAGCTACTATCTACTTTAGCAAATACCAATTATGACCTCATAATCATGGATGCCTTTTTCCATGATGAAGTATTGCAACCACTAGACCTAGAACAAATAAGAACTAAAAAGAATGGTGGTGAGCGTTTATTGGTCAGTTACATGAGTATTGGGGAATCTGGTGACTTCCGATATTATTGGAAACCATCATGGGATCAGAATCCTCCTTCTTGGTTAGATGAAGAAAACCCTTATTGGGAAGGCAATTACAAAGTGCGTTATTGGCAGAAAGATTGGAAGCGTATTATCTATGGAGATGAGTCTTCCTATACCCAAAAAATCATCGATGCCGGCTTCGATGGAGTGTATTTGGACATCATTGATGCCTTTTATTACTTCGAAACTAAAGTGGAAAGTAGTGCCGATTAA